One part of the Plasmodium yoelii strain 17X genome assembly, chromosome: 13 genome encodes these proteins:
- a CDS encoding PIR protein, which produces MASNVCKSINDIDTYFVDDSKTPEKHNSMNILSTYCHNNNCSSDEEKIISGFIVLLNMLNPETIDGDKIVEYAILWLSYKLNQTKQNGTIKLDDFYTNRIETNSFYKGNISADSDDHINMEVISAKIKSMNIDIKDISNFYDAFKSLCNMYSEIGAEDNPCNKCLENARELFEKYEKLKNALDINKGSSYYKLLSSLSNDYKNFEQLYNRACGNTSPLVACPRSSVTKNTLISIAIIFVASSILLGVSYKYSLFGFRKRSQKQHLRENLKK; this is translated from the exons atggctTCTAATGTG tGTAAATCAATTAATGATATTGATACATATTTTGTTGATGATTCGAAAACCCCGGAAAAACATAATTCTATGAATATATTAAGTACGTATTGCCATAATAATAACTGTAGTAGTGATGAAGAAAAGATTATCTCTGGTTTTATAGTATTACTAAATATGCTTAATCCTGAAACTATAGATGGTGATAAGATTGTTGAATAcgctattttatggttaagttataaactaaATCAAACAAAACAGAATGGAACGATCAAATTAGacgatttttatactaaCCGTATAGAAACAAATAGTTTTTATAAGGGGAATATATCTGCTGATAGTGATGATCATATTAATATGGAAGTTATAAgtgcaaaaataaaatcgatgAATAtcgatattaaagatatatctaatttttatgatgcatttaaatcattatgtaacatgtataGTGAAATTGGTGCAGAAGATAACCCATGCAATAAATGTTTAGAAAATGCTAGAGAATtgtttgaaaaatatgaaaaacttaaaaatgctttagatattaataaaggaaGTTCTTATTATAAACTATTGTCtagtttatcaaatgattataaaaactttgaacaattatataatagggCATGTGGTAATACGTCACCACTTGTAGCTTGTCCACGAAGTTcagtaacaaaaaatacattaatttcaattgcaattatatttgttgcatcatcaattttattgggagtttcttataag tattcgttatttggatttcggaaacgatctcaaaaacaacatttaagagaaaatctaaaaaaataa